The Prochlorococcus marinus str. MIT 9301 genome segment CTAACTCTTTGCATGGATCGAATAGTAGGGAATTTATTCTTGCCACTATATTTCAGACCAAGTATTATTTGTGACTTATAGCCTTCACCTTCTTCATTAATGTCAGAAATAAAACCCTCTTTTTGAAGTACTTTTGCAATACTTAGGGACATTTTTGAACTTGGGATTGATGTGGTTGTATGCTTTTTTTGACTCGCATTTCTAATTCGAGTAAGCATATCTGAAATAGGATCGTGATTTGACATGGTTTTAATTTAATTCTTACTAAAAGGCATTCCTAACTCTTGCAAGAGAGCTTTACCCTCTTGATCTGATCTCGCACTAGTGACAATAGTTATATCCATACCTCTTATTGAATCTATTTTATCAAAAGAGATTTCAGGAAAAATTAATTGCTCTTTCACTCCAACGGTGTAATTCCCCCTCCCATCAAAACTTTTTGGATTAACTCCTCTAAAGTCTCTTATTCTTGGTAAAGCTAGATTTATAAATCTCTCTAAAAAGGAATACATCCTGTCACCTCTCAAAGTTACAGTACAACCAATTGGCATACCCTCACGAATTTTAAAACCCGCGATAGCTTTTTTGGCCCTAGTTACTAGTGCCTTTTGCCCTGTAATTGTTGCCATTTCATTCAAGGAAGCCTCTAAAGCTTTTGAATTTGAAGCTGCCTCACCAAGACCTCTGTTAACGTTGACTTTGACAACTTTAGGTACTTGATGAATATTTTTAAGACCAAGGTCTTTTAAAAGTTTTGGTCTAATTGATTCTTTGTAGCGATTTTTTAGAGTCATAATTTTTTTGTTAATTCTGGTCTTTGTCAGAATTGATAAATTAGAAAAAGTTTAAATCTGGTTTCTGATGAAAAATTAATCAATTACTTCACCAGTCTTCTTCAGTCTTCTTTTCTTAACTCCCTCTTTATCAATAAAATATTCAATCTTACTTGTAAGATTTTTTTCCTTTGAGAAGAACATTACATTTGATGCATGTAAAGATGCCTCCTCTGTAAGTATTCTCCCAGTTTCCCCTTCCTGAGTTGGTTTTACATGTTTAGTCCTAAGGTTTATTCCCTTAACTACTACTCTATTTTCAAGAGGAATAGTTTTTAGAACTTCTCCTGTTTTCCCCTTTTCCTTGCCATTAATTACTTTTACTAAATCTCCAGTTTTGATTCTCATTTTTATTCTTTGGAAATTCTTCTTTTGTTTTAATGAATCCAACATTTAAATCACCTCCGGAGCAAGAGAAACAATTTTTGTATAATTTTTATCCCGCAGTTCTCTGGCTACAGGACCAAAAACTCTAGTACCTTTTGGATTCTTATCCTCATTAATCAAAACAGCAGCATTATCATCAAATCTGATTGAATTACCAGTATTTCTTCTTAATGTTGCTTTTGTTCTAACGATGACGGCTTTCACAACTTCAGATTTCTTAACTCCCATATTCGGAAGAGCATCTTTAACAGTTGCTACAATTACATCCCCAACATGTGCGTATCTTCTATTAGAACCTAAGACCCTAATACATTGAAGTCTTTTCGCTCCGCTATTATCAGCAACTGTTAAATAGGTTTCTTGTTGAATCATTTTTTAACCTCCTTAGCCTGGCTTGTTTTATTCAGAATCTCTTCAATTGCCCATCTTTTATGGGCGCTAAGCGGTCTAGTTTCTCTTATTTTAACTCGATCACCTAAAACACATGTATTTTCTGGATCATGCGCCTTATATCTCGTAGTCCTACTTACAATTTTTTTATAAGTGGGGTGTGGATATCTATTAATAACAGCAACAACAACTGTTTTATCCATTTTGTCGCTGACAACAGTACCAATTCTTTCTTTAAGTGCCATAACTAATAATTAATCAGAAGTAGTTTTAGAAGCAGATTGAGTCTTACTAAGAGTTAGTAATTGCGCAACTTGTTTCTTGATGATTTTAAATTTATGAGTTTCATTAAGCTGTCTCGTAGCTTGCTTGAATCTCAATTCAAAAAGATCTTTTCTTAATTGGCCAATCTTTTCAGTAATTTGATCGGAATTTAATTTTTTAAATTCTTTAAGAGACTCTGAGTTTTTCATTGTTTAACCTCCTCTTGAGATTTTTTACTATTTTTTGTATTTTCTTGGGAGGAAACTTCAAGATTTTTATCAATGGAGATAAATTTTGTTTTTACAGGAAGTTTGTATTGAGCCAGACGCATAGCTTCCTTTGCAGTTTCCTCAGTGATATCCTCACCCCCCATTTCAAAAAGTATTCTTCCAGGTTTTACAACTGCGACCCAAAACTCTGGATTACCTTTACCAGAACCCATTCTAGTTTCAGCAGGTCTCATGGTTACAGGTTTATCAGGAAATATTCTTATCCAGATTTGACCACCACGTTTGATATATCTTGTCATAGCTCGTCTACTCGCCTCTATTTGTCGTGCAGTGACCCAACCACAGTCTTGAGCTTGGAGAGCAAATTGACCGAATGCAATAGTATTACCTTTTGAGGCTACCCCTCTCATTCTGCCTCTGTGTTGTTTACGGAATTTAGTACGTTTTGGACTAAGCATTTTTATACCTCCTATGAATTCTCATTTGAACGATCCTCAAATTGCTGAGGTCTTCTACTTGCTTTCCTCTTAGGGCTCGCACCCACAGGTATAGTTTGTTCTTCTTTAGGAAGAACTTCACCTTTGAAAACCCAAACTTTAATGCCTAGAACTCCGTAAGTTGTATTAGCTTCACGTGTTGCATAATCAATTTCAGCTCTCAAAGTATGTAAGGGTACTCTACCTTCTCTCGTCCATTCTGTTCTAGCTATTTCAGCACCATTTAACCTTCCACCTACTTGAATTTTGAGGCCTAAGACTCCAGCCCTTTGAGCCCGTTGTAAGGCCATCCTTATAGTTCTTCTAAAAGCGACTCTTTTTTCTAGTTGTTGCGCAATATATTCTGCTAGTAAAAAAGCATCTGCATCTACGCGTTCAACTTCAACAACATTAATTCTGACTTGCCTAGTCCTATCTCCTATAGTTTTTTGAATGCCAGATCTTAATTCTTCAATACCACTTCCTTGTCTTCCAACTATAACTCCTGGTCTTGCTGTTTTTAATTCAAGTTCCAGTTGGTCAGCTTTTCTAGCTATTAAAACATCGCTAATTCCTGCTGCACCATATTTTTTTTGTATGAAAGTACGAATTTTAAAATCTTCTTGGAGAAGAATTGGATATGTTTTAGAAGTAGCAAACCACTTAGAGCGATGCTCTTGTGTAATGCCTAATCTCAGTCCAGAAGGATGTATTTTGTGTCCCATTAGTTTTGTACCTCCGCATTAGTTTGGGTAGGAGCAGATTCTACAGAAATACTTATATGGCAAGTCTGTTTTTTAATTGAAAAAGCTCGACCTTGAGCTCTGGGCCTATACCTTTTCATTACAGGACCACTATTAGCCCATGCAGAGGAAATAACTAAGGTAGATGGATCCATTCCAAGGTTATGTTCTGCATTGGCAACCGCAGATCTTAGAACTTTAGTAATAGGGTCTGTAGATCTGTAAGGCATAAATTCCAACATAATCAATGCATCTCTATAGGACCTACCCCTTATCTGATCCAAAACTCTTCTCACTTTAGAGGCTGATCCGCGAACATAGTTCCCATGTGCAACGGCTGTTTTTTGTGTTTCAGGTGTTGTTGTCATGATTTTGCTCCTTTCTTATCTCTTATATGACCTCGGTAAGTGCGTGTAGGAGCAAATTCACCGAGTTTATGACCAATCATTTGTTCAGTAATAAATACTGGAATGTGAGTCTTGCCATTATGAACAGCGATTGTATGACCGATCATTAAAGGTAAAATCGTAGAGGATCTCGACCAAGTTTTGATAACAGACTTATCATTATCAGTATTTTGTTTTTCTACCTTTTTGAGCAAGCTATCTGCTATGAAAGGTCCTTTTTTTAGTGAGCGTCCCATAATTATGTAATAGAAATTGAAATAATAGATGAAGTAATCAAGAGTCTCTTCCTCCTCTACTCCTCTTAGAAATGCGACGACGTCTTCGAACTACTAATTTATTACTTGGTTTGTTCTTTTTACGTGTCTTTAATCCAAGAGCTGGTTTGCCCCAGGGAGTAACTGGGCCTGCTCTACCAATTGGTGCTTTTCCCTCTCCTCCTCCATGTGGATGATCACATGGGTTCATTACACTACCTCTTACTTGGGGCCTTCTACCAAGCCATCTTCTTCTTCCTGCTTTACCTAAGCTAGTATTTCTTATTTCAGAATTACCAACTTCTCCAAGAGTTGCATAGCATTCCTTTCTTACAAGTCTTACCTCGGTAGATGGGAGTTTTAACGCAACATAATCTCCCTCTTTTGCCATAACTTGAGCACTAGCTCCTGCGGATCTAACCATCTGAGCACCTCTACCCGCATATAACTCAACACAATGAACACTTGATCCTAATGGCATAACAGAAAGTGGCATTGCATTTCCATCTTCAATTGGAACACTTTCTCCAGATATGACATTTTGTCCGACTTTTACGCCTGCTGGAGCGATAATATATCTTTTTTCGCCATCTTCGTAGAATAATAGTGCTAATCTTGCATTTCTATGAGGATCGTAATGTATAGCTGCAACTTTAGCGTTAATGTTTCTTTTATCTCTTCTAAAGTCGACTAATCTATATTGCCTTTTGTGACCACCTCCACGATGACGACAAGTAATAACTCCACGATTATTCCTACCTTTAACCCTATGTTTTGAAACTATTAGTGATCTTTCAGGTTTTGAACTTGTTATTTCACTAAAGTCAGTAACCACTCTCTGCCTAGTACCAGGTGTATAAGGTTTAAATTTACGGATTGCCATGATTAAAACTCCTTAAGATTCTGGAAATAGTTGGATTTTGTCTCCTTCGGCAAGACGTACAATTGCCTTTTTGACCTGAGAACGTTTACCGGAAAATTTTCCGACTCTTCTTGTTCTCCTAGGAGGATTCATAGTGTTTACTCCTATGACTTTAACACTGAACAAGGCTTCAATAGCTGCCTTTATTTGTGGTTTTGCCGCTCTATGATCAACTTCAAAAGTATATTGGTTAAAATCTAGTGCATTTGTAGCTTTCTCAGTAATAACTGGCTTTCGTATTACATCTGCTAAACGAGAATTGAATAATTTACTCATGATGCATAAACCTCCTGAATTTTATCTATCGCTGATTGACCTATTACCAATTTATTTGCGTTGAGAATATCAAATACATTTAATTGATCAGCGGCGATTAATTTTACTTTCTCAATATTATTAATGGATTTTTTTATAATATCGGACGGACTATCAAGAATAACCAAAACTTTTTCAGTTTTTTGTATACCTAATCGAGCAAGGCCATTGATGATGTCACTTGTTTTAGGCTGCTTTAGAGTAGATCCAAAATCTTCAACAGCCTTAATATCAGATACTCTAGACATAAGTGCTGTTCTAAGAGCTAATCTACGCTCCTTACGATTCATATCAAGATTGTAAGAACGTGGCTTAGGTCCAAAAATAATTCCGCCACCTGGTCTCAAGGGTGTCCTTATTGAACCTTGACGAGCTCTTCCTGTACCTTTTTGTTTGTATGGCTTTCTACCGCCCCCGCGCACTTCAGATCTTGTCAAAGTTGATGCTGTCCCCTGTCTTTTATTTGCTAGCTGCCTAAGGACTGCTCTATGTATTAGGTCTGCAGAAGAAGTTTTTTTAGCAACTGCTAAATCAAGAGAAACTTTGCCAGATTTTTTACCATCCCACTTAAGAGTTTCAAGTGTTGTCATGATTTTTCACCTCCTTTTTTGCCTACAATATTATTTGGCTTAATATTTATTATTGAGCCTGGTTTACCTGGGACAGAACCCTTTACTACAAGCAAATTTTTCTGATCATCAATTTTTAGAACTAACAAACCTTTAGTAGTAATTTGTTTTCCTCCATATCTTCCTGCCATTCTTTTTCCAGGATAAATTCTGCCTGGAGTTGTTCCTGCACCTGTAGATCCAGGTGCTCTATGATTTTTTGAACCATGACTCATTGGACCTCTGCTAAAACCATGTCTTTTCTGGTAACCAGCAAAACCTCTACCCATAGATTTACCACTGATATCAACTTTTTGACCAACCTCAAAGTTTTTTACAGTTATTTGATTTCCGATTTCATAAGATGAAGTTTCTTCAACCCTATATTCTTTCAAATGCTTTAAAAGTTCTTCACCTGATTTCAACAAATGTCCCTTTTCAGGCTTACTTATGTGCTTATCTTTGGACAAGCCATAACCTATTTGAACGGCAGTATAACCATCCAAAGCGGTTGTTTTCAATTGAGTGATACGGCAAGGACCAGCCTCAATAAGAGTAACTGGCACCGAATTACCTTTTTCGTCGAAAAGTTGGGACATGCCCAATTTCTTTCCTAAAATTCCTATAGACATAAGACTAAATTAGGCTAGCTCGTAATGATTTTTAAATTATCTAAAACCTTTAATTATTAAGGTGAAGTTAATAAAAAAACAATTAATAAGGTTGAGACTTATCTGAAAATCTAGATAGTTTCTCCGGGGATAAACCCACCTGTGTTTTTTAACGAAACGCTAAAAAATGTGAAATCTTACAGAGGCTCGGCTAGCTTGCGAGCTTAAAAATTCACTGAGTTACAATTGTACATCATCAAGTACCATAAAATAAAATAAAATACAAATAAAGGAAATTTTTATGCCATTACTTCTCACAGGGAAAAAATTTCATAACGATTTAAAAACTAACAAATGTCTTGCAATCTTTGCTCCTCTTGAAGGTGGTTATGAAACTCGTCTTTTGAGGAGAATGAGGGCCAAAGGCTTTAAAACTTTTATAACCTCAGCAAGAGGGCTTGGAGATCCAGAAGTCTTCTTACTCAAATTGCATGGAGTTAGACCACCGCACCTTGGTCATCAAAGCGTAGGAAGAAATGGAGCACTCGGGGAAGTTCAACAAGTTATCCCACAAGCTTCTGAGTTATTTAATGAAAATGATAAAAATAAATTACTTTGGTTATTAGAAGGTCAAGTACTTTCTCAATCTGAATTAGAGAGCTTAATAGAGATTTGCACTAAAGATAATAAACTAACGATAGTTGTTGAAATGGGGGGTTCAAGAAAACTTGAATGGAAGTCGTTAAGTAATTATATTTTAGATGAATTTGAAAATTAAATCGTTTGATTATAACTAAGAATAAAAAAGATAAATGGATTAAATTAATTTGTGGTGCAAGTAATGAAGATATTGTTGCCATAGAAGATTTATGTGCAATTTATACTGCTGCAGGTGTCGACTACATAGATGTTGCCGCAGAAGAATCTATAGTACACGCAGCAAAAAAAGGAATCGAGTGGGCAAAAAAAGTCTTTAAAAACTCCCCTGGATTAATGATAAGCATTAGTGATGGAAATGATATCCACTTTCGTAAAGCAAAATTTGATCCATTGAAATGTCCCCCTAAGTGTCCAAGACCGTGCGAAAAAGTATGCCCCACCTTTGCAATTGATAATTCTGGGATCAAAAAGAGTAAATGTTATGGATGTGGAAGATGTTTGAATAGCTGTCCCCTAAATCTAATTAGTGAATATGAATATAATTTGTCAAAAGATGATTTAGGATCAACACTTCAGAAAATAAAACCTAATGCAGTAGAAATTCATACAGAAATCAATCGCCTAGATTCTTTTGCAAAAGTTGTCAGTATCATTAAAAGTTCTAGAAAAAAATTAGACAAGATATCTATCAGTTGTGGATTAAATCAATCTTTCAAAAAATCACAAGAGCCCGAAGATCTTTTGAAAGCTCTTTGGGAAAGATATGAAATTCTTAAAAAACTTGATATTCCCCTTATTTGGCAGCTAGATGGAAGGCCAATGTCTGGAGATCTTGCTCCTTCAACGAGTAGAGATGCTGTAGAGTTGTTTGAAAAAATAGGTTCAGATCTTCCACCTGGATTAATTCAATTGGCAGGAGGAACAAATGAAAAAACTCATGAATTTTTGAATTCAAACAATCTTCCAGACGGAATAGCATTTGGAAGTGCTGCAAGAAAAATTATGCAGCCCCTTATTGAATTTGCTCACAAAAACAACAAAAAACTCTATGAATATCCTGAAAGAATGGCTTTAGCGATCAAAAAAGCTAAAAAATTTCTAGAGCCATGGAAATCGAGCTCATTCAAATAATATTTTTATTTTTCAAAACTAGCGCCATGTTTATAAAAACTTTGTATTTTTTGGATAGAAAAAAATCTTTTAATGTATTAAAATAAAAAATCAATGGGCCGTCGCCAAGTGGTAAGGCATCGGGTTTTGGTCTCGACATTCCTAGGTTCGAATCCTAGCGGCCCAGTTCTAATATTTAATAGGTGTCTTCTCAAAAAATATTTCTATTTGATTTCGATGGAGTAATAGTTGATGGAATGCAAGAATATTGGCATAGTTCCTTGCTGGCCTGTGAAAGATATCTAAATTCACCCTACATCTCTGTTGATCAAAAACTTTATAAAAGAGTACCAAATTCTTTTAAAGAAATGCGGCCTTTGGTTAAATATGGTTGGGAAATGATTCTAATTGCTCACGAAATTATAAAATCAGAAAATCAATTAAAAAATGATAATAAAGATGATTTCATTAATAATTATCATCAAAATTGCCAGAGGATATTAAATGAAAATTCCTGGATTGCCGAAGATTTACAAAAAATGTTAGATCAGTCGCGCAAGTACCAAATTGATAAAGATTTTAAATCGTGGGTAAATTTACATAATCCGTTTTTTGAAATTATAAATTTCATGAAAAAATTAAGGAGAAAAGAAATAAAAACAGGAGTCATAACAACAAAAGGAAAGATATTTGCAGAAAAAATCCTTAAACAATTAAATATTTTTCCAGAATATATTTTTGGTTATGAATCCGGAACTAAAATCAAAATAGCTAAAAAGCTTACAAAAACTTATGAAATTTTAGGCTTTATAGAAGATAGAAAAAAGACTCTAATAGAAATTAAAAAAAATTCAGAAACTTCTCACATTCCATGCTTCCTAGCTGATTGGGGATATTTGAAAGAATCAGATAGATACAATTTAAGTAATGAAATCAAATTATTAAAGTTAGACAAGCTTGAGGAATTAGTTGCAATTTAAAGATGATAAGCTAAAGTACAGATGTACTATAGTTTTATTTATAAAGTTTGGTTTAAATAAAAATTTCCAAATTTAGAATAATTACAAGAACTTTAACCGATAAATCAAACAATGAGCCTTGAAGAAAAGAAAACAACTGAATCAAAAGAAAAAGACAAGGCATTAAGTCTTGTCTTAGGTCAAATAGAAAGAAATTTCGGAAGAGGATCAATAATGAGACTTGGTGACGCCTCAAGAATGAAAGTTGAAACAATATCTACTGGAGCGCTGACCTTAGATTTAGCATTAGGAGGAGGATATCCAAAAGGAAGAGTAGTAGAAGTTTACGGACCAGAAAGTTCAGGAAAAACTACATTAACACTTCACGCGATTGCGGAAGTCCAAAAGAATGGAGGAGTAGCTGCATTTGTAGATGCTGAGCATGCACTCGATCCAGTTTATGCAGCCTCTCTAGGAGTTGATGTTGAAAATTTGTTAGTTTCACAACCAGATACTGGTGAAATGGCTCTAGAAATAGTTGACCAACTTATAAGATCAAGTGCAGTAGATCTTGTTGTTGTTGACTCGGTCGCTGCACTAACCCCAAGAGCCGAGATAGAAGGAGAAATGGGAGATCACGTAATTGGAAGCCAAGCAAGGCTAATGAGTCAAGCAATGAGGAAAATAACAGGGAATATTGGCAAATCTGGTTGTACGGTAATATTCCTGAATCAATTACGCCTAAAAATTGGAGTTACGTACGGCAATCCAGAAACAACCACAGGAGGTAATGCATTAAAATTTTATGCCTCAGTGAGACTTGATATCAGAAGAATTCAAACTCTTAAAAGAGGTACTGAAGAATATGGTATAAGAGCAAAAGTGAAAGTAGCAAAAAACAAAGTTGCACCACCATTTAGAATTGCAGAGTTTGATATTCTCTTCGGAAAAGGTATTAGTACAACAGGATGTTTATTAGATTTAGCAGAAGAAACTAATATCATAATAAGGAGAGGTGCTTGGTATAGTTATGAAGGAGAAAATATTGGACAAGGGAGAGATAACACAATTATTTGGCTTGATCAAAACTTAGAAATTAGGAATAAAGTAGAATCCATGGTTAAGGAGAAATTAACAGAAGGGACTGAAGTAAGTTCTAATTCAATGAAAGCATTAAATAGTAATCCAGCTAATACAATCGCTGTTAATGATATAAAAACAGTAGCTTAGATTTATAAAGAATCAGCTAAAGTCCACCACCCAGCAGCAGGGCCTATAAATCTCACGACAATCCATAAGATTACTAACCCTCCGATCCCAAACCAACTGGCCTTAATACTTAATTTAATTAGGTTATCTCTTTGATTGATTGTAAAAGGTAGCCATTCAAATAATCTTGGAGAATCATCAAATTTAGTTTTAGTATTATTTTTTTTTGGAGGTAAACCAAGTGTTTTGCGTCTTTTTGCTTCTCCCATATTTCATTAGTTATTTACAAAATCATAACCTAATCGAAAGGTAACATATAGTTAATTTTTTTTGAGGGTTGAATGTTTTGCAAAAGTAATCTTCCCCAGTTTCTTTTATTTACCCTTCCATCTAAAATTATTAACTTACCTGAATTTCTTCTTAAAGGAGAAACAGCTCTTTCAAGTTTTATTCTTGCTTGAGGAAGAAAGAAGTCTCTAAACCAATCCTGAGAAAGCTTGTTTTTATAAGAAACCGTAATTGCATTAATAGGTTCTGACATATTTGGAATCGGAAGTAAAGGAATGATAATTTGTTCTGGAATTTGAATTAAAAAAGAATTAATAATCCACCAATCAAAACTAGAGCAAAGAATTTCATTTTTACCAGAGGGAATTGTCTCTAGCAATACCCTCTTCCCGTACTTAGAAGCTAATTCTGTAGCAAGGTTTGTTTTTAAATCAATATCATCAGATAAAACTACAGTCAAACCCTTTCTAAAAAGTATTAACTTTTTGCAAGTATCCAAGATTGAGTTAGTAAAAAGAGGATTATTAGGAAGCAACTGTTTAGGAGGTATATATAATTTAATCTTTTTCTCTTCAAAATTACTTTTAAAATTAATAACTAAGTCAATATCTAAACTAATTTTTTTTAGATACATTTGGAAAAAATTATCTTTTCGCAATGCTGATAAAAAAACAAATTTATTATTCAAAAAAAGTTTCTTAATTTGAGAAAGTTCATCTATTGGCTGCAAATACAAATTCCAATCTAAATTTATATCATTTAATTTTACCCAGCATGCCCAGCCTTGAGATAATGCTTTATTAACGCTAAAAAATTTATCTGAGAAAAAAGAATTTTCATAAAAAAATTTTGAAAAGAAACTAATTTCATTTTCATCTAAATTGATATAACTATTTCCTAAGACCTTTCTCGAGAAAAACTTTTTCTTCAACGAATCATATACTTTTAAAAATTCTTGATTGATTAATTCAAATTCTTTAAAGTTTTTTGTCCAATCCTTTTTAAGTAAGGAAATCCTAAAGTGATTTTTTAAATCCTCTTTTATATCCTCAATTCCAGAATAAACTATTCTATGGTTTGTAAAATTATAAAAATTGGGATCATTAAGTAAATCTTGAATTGTTATCAAGCGGACATAATAATTTGAAAAAATAAATTGATCATTTTTGAAAATAAAATTAAAGCCTAGATTTTTCAATGAATCAATCTGAAATTGGCTTATAAATTGAATTTTTTCTCTAGATAAAATAAAAGTTGAATCCTCTTCCTTTAAAAATAGAGAAATCAAAATTGGAGGTAACCAATCATAGCTAGAGAAAATTTCTGAATTAATTAAATATGTAGAATCATTTTCAATACATTTGGAAATTATCCTCCCAAAAGAATATATATGTTTCCAGCTAATACTTTGA includes the following:
- a CDS encoding DUF2839 domain-containing protein codes for the protein MGEAKRRKTLGLPPKKNNTKTKFDDSPRLFEWLPFTINQRDNLIKLSIKASWFGIGGLVILWIVVRFIGPAAGWWTLADSL
- the recA gene encoding recombinase RecA; the encoded protein is MSLEEKKTTESKEKDKALSLVLGQIERNFGRGSIMRLGDASRMKVETISTGALTLDLALGGGYPKGRVVEVYGPESSGKTTLTLHAIAEVQKNGGVAAFVDAEHALDPVYAASLGVDVENLLVSQPDTGEMALEIVDQLIRSSAVDLVVVDSVAALTPRAEIEGEMGDHVIGSQARLMSQAMRKITGNIGKSGCTVIFLNQLRLKIGVTYGNPETTTGGNALKFYASVRLDIRRIQTLKRGTEEYGIRAKVKVAKNKVAPPFRIAEFDILFGKGISTTGCLLDLAEETNIIIRRGAWYSYEGENIGQGRDNTIIWLDQNLEIRNKVESMVKEKLTEGTEVSSNSMKALNSNPANTIAVNDIKTVA
- a CDS encoding DNA helicase, producing MLEILSHQYLKIFLKDQSISWKHIYSFGRIISKCIENDSTYLINSEIFSSYDWLPPILISLFLKEEDSTFILSREKIQFISQFQIDSLKNLGFNFIFKNDQFIFSNYYVRLITIQDLLNDPNFYNFTNHRIVYSGIEDIKEDLKNHFRISLLKKDWTKNFKEFELINQEFLKVYDSLKKKFFSRKVLGNSYINLDENEISFFSKFFYENSFFSDKFFSVNKALSQGWACWVKLNDINLDWNLYLQPIDELSQIKKLFLNNKFVFLSALRKDNFFQMYLKKISLDIDLVINFKSNFEEKKIKLYIPPKQLLPNNPLFTNSILDTCKKLILFRKGLTVVLSDDIDLKTNLATELASKYGKRVLLETIPSGKNEILCSSFDWWIINSFLIQIPEQIIIPLLPIPNMSEPINAITVSYKNKLSQDWFRDFFLPQARIKLERAVSPLRRNSGKLIILDGRVNKRNWGRLLLQNIQPSKKINYMLPFD
- a CDS encoding HAD family hydrolase, with amino-acid sequence MSSQKIFLFDFDGVIVDGMQEYWHSSLLACERYLNSPYISVDQKLYKRVPNSFKEMRPLVKYGWEMILIAHEIIKSENQLKNDNKDDFINNYHQNCQRILNENSWIAEDLQKMLDQSRKYQIDKDFKSWVNLHNPFFEIINFMKKLRRKEIKTGVITTKGKIFAEKILKQLNIFPEYIFGYESGTKIKIAKKLTKTYEILGFIEDRKKTLIEIKKNSETSHIPCFLADWGYLKESDRYNLSNEIKLLKLDKLEELVAI